From the genome of Chroicocephalus ridibundus chromosome 1, bChrRid1.1, whole genome shotgun sequence, one region includes:
- the GPR34 gene encoding probable G-protein coupled receptor 34, which produces MMAAASADLLTILPHKEIFWSNQTNLAINASEIQNNASCPLDDNSLSLALIVFYSIIFVVGLVGNIIALFAFLCIHQKRNSIQVYLLNVAIADLLLIFCLPFRILYHVTKNTWMFGLILCKIVGTLFYMNMYISIVLLGLISLDRYIKINKSVKRPKMLTTTRSIQICCMVWAIALTGFIIVVAPSFFKSQDSNSTMCFHYRNKQNAKTEAILNYIIVLIFWIVFFLLILSYVKIAKNLLKISKKRAHFPNAGKYTQTARNSFIVLIIFTICFVPYHVFRFAYITSQLQNPSCYWKEIIHKCNEVMLIFSSFNSCLDPVMYFLMSRSVRKTVFQLICRRLHGDSGLALESTSEIKLGQYTQERLSTTTPHSSSLRKKSLI; this is translated from the coding sequence ATGATGGCTGCAGCTTCAGCTGATTTACTGACCATTCTGCCACACAAGGAAATCTTCTGGAGTAACCAAACTAACCTAGCCATAAATGCCTCGGAAATTCAAAACAATGCCAGTTGTCCCTTAGATGACAACTCACTGTCACTTGCTTTAATAGTTTTTTACtccattatttttgttgttggatTGGTGGGAAATATTATAGCCCTGTTTGCTTTCCTATGCATTCATCAGAAAAGGAATTCTATCCAAGTTTACTTGCTAAACGTAGCCATTGCAGACCTTCTGCTGatcttctgtcttcccttccGAATACTCTATCATGTTACCAAGAACACCTGGATGTTTGGACTGATTTTATGCAAGATTGTAGGAACTCTATTTTATATGAACATGTATATTAGCATAGTACTGTTGGGACTAATTAGTCTAGATcgttatataaaaataaataagtctgtGAAGCGTCCTAAAATGTTAACTACTACACGAAGTATACAGATTTGTTGCATGGTGTGGGCAATTGCGCTAACAGGATTTATAATAGTAGTTGCACCATCTTTCTTTAAGAGTCAGGACAGCAATTCTACTATGTGCTTTCATTACCGAAATAAACAGAATGCAAAGACAGAagcaattttaaattatattattgtaCTAATTTTTTggatagttttttttcttttgatactcTCGTATGTTAAAATTGCCAAGAACCTTCTGAAAATTTCGAAGAAAAGAGCACATTTTCCCAACGCAGGAAAATACACCCAGACAGCAAGGAATTCCTTCATTGTACTCATTATTTTCACCATCTGTTTTGTTCCTTACCATGTGTTCCGGTTTGCCTACATTACATCACAGTTACAAAATCCATCTTGTTATTGGAAGGAAATCATTCACAAATGCAATGAGGTGATGCtcatattttcatcttttaacaGCTGTTTAGACCCAGTTATGTATTTCCTAATGTCCAGAAGTGTCCGTAAGACTGTATTCCAACTTATTTGCAGAAGACTTCATGGAGATTCAGGCCTAGCCCTggaaagcacttcagaaataaaacttggaCAATATACACAAGAGCGATTATCGACTACTACTCCCCACTCAAGTTCTTTAAGGAAGAAGTCTCTGATTTGA
- the GPR82 gene encoding probable G-protein coupled receptor 82 — MRNSTCPLQPSLATSVALPVIYALLFPAGSFGNILAAWIFSKQAPTKRTQYIYLGNLVTANLLICSTMPFLAAYFARGYQWNYDSVMCRIANHLGTLIMHVSMYVTIIILCSTALSQYATLKKNSDTQYSQAVNENFYRCVLEKFRQPKFAKYLCIIIWLTVLCITVIAIAYNVQEKDMEEHRQCYNIRVEAGEFTTRIAASVATACFFLSFMTVLLSYYSLNKHLSKIQKNTCLGEKHLIYSTVKRNILVIQMILTICFLPYHIFRPIFYVLLTNNDCPRLSYLVEVKNFLTCLAAAKSSVDPIIILLLDKTFKKSLYGLFTKSTPEHHKRNAVIFTEETSKM, encoded by the coding sequence ATGAGAAATTCAACATGTCCTCTTCAGCCATCGTTAGCTACTTCTGTAGCTCTACCAGTCATCTACGCTTTGCTATTTCCTGCAGGAAGTTTTGGAAATATTCTTGCTGCCTGgatattttcaaagcaagcacCCACAAAAAGAACACAATACATTTACCTGGGAAACCTTGTCACTGCAAATTTACTTATATGTAGCACAATGCCTTTTCTGGCTGCCTATTTTGCAAGAGGGTACCAATGGAATTATGACTCCGTAATGTGCAGAATAGCAAATCACCTTGGGACTCTCATTATGCACGTCAGTATGTATGTTACCATTATAATTTTGTGTTCGACTGCTCTAAGTCAGTATgcaacactgaagaaaaacagtgacaCACAATACTCTCAAGCAGTTAATGAAAACTTTTATAGATGTGTACTTGAAAAGTTTCGCCAGCCAAAATTTGCTAAATATTTGTGTATCATTATATGGCTTACTGTGCTCTGCATAACGGTAATAGCTATAGCATATAATGTCCAGGAAAAGGATATGGAAGAACATCGCCAATGCTACAACATCAGAGTAGAAGCTGGTGAATTTACTACAAGGATTGCAGCTTCTGTTGCcactgcatgtttttttttatcttttatgacGGTTTTGTTGTCATACTATTCTCTTAACAAACATCtgagtaaaatacagaaaaatacttgtttaGGAGAAAAGCATCTAATTTACAGTACAGTGAAAAGAAACATTCTTGTCATCCAGATGATATTAACCATCTGCTTTCTTCCATATCATATTTTTAGGCCAATTTTTTATGTACTGCTTACAAATAATGACTGTCCAAGGTTAAGCTATCTAGTGGAAGTTAAAAATTTCCTTACTTGTCTTGCTGCTGCTAAGAGTAGCGTAGATCCAATTATAATCCTTCTGCTagataaaacatttaagaaaagtcTGTATGGTCTGTTTACAAAATCCACACCAGAACACCACAAACGTAACGCTGTTATTTTCACTGAAGAGACTTCCAAAATGTGA